In a single window of the Pseudodesulfovibrio profundus genome:
- a CDS encoding flagellar basal body-associated FliL family protein, with the protein MVLLVPDDSDALEATEKPKAQLDDSEAGKATQKVDLDLDDAPFLEDEDEEEEDVVFEEEETPLLAEEEKKGFDLKALFKNKLVIIFIGIILLLIGVIGFLIMREPETLPPPPPQQEQEIVEEAVPAEPIVEEIPETLIRLEPFLIEQRDKENTIRFLEVRIVISTPDEGLAKQFKQETFTVRNALYYYMKNKDLQFLSDKENSDKLKKELLAIINQYMGFGQFETLLFEQYLVR; encoded by the coding sequence ATGGTCTTGCTTGTACCTGACGACTCAGATGCTTTAGAGGCAACAGAAAAGCCCAAAGCACAGCTTGACGACAGCGAAGCTGGCAAGGCAACGCAAAAGGTTGATCTTGACCTCGACGATGCGCCTTTCCTCGAAGATGAAGACGAGGAAGAGGAAGATGTCGTTTTTGAAGAGGAAGAAACTCCTCTACTGGCAGAAGAAGAAAAAAAGGGCTTTGACCTCAAAGCCCTTTTCAAAAATAAACTTGTCATAATTTTTATTGGCATAATACTGCTTCTGATTGGCGTAATCGGTTTTCTCATTATGCGAGAACCAGAAACGCTGCCCCCTCCCCCGCCTCAACAGGAACAGGAAATTGTTGAAGAAGCTGTTCCAGCTGAACCAATCGTGGAAGAGATACCTGAGACTCTCATCAGACTTGAACCTTTCCTCATAGAGCAAAGAGACAAAGAGAATACCATCCGCTTTTTGGAGGTACGAATTGTCATCAGCACTCCTGATGAAGGATTGGCAAAGCAATTCAAGCAGGAAACTTTCACGGTACGAAATGCACTTTATTATTACATGAAGAATAAGGATCTTCAGTTTTTGTCCGATAAAGAGAATAGTGATAAGCTCAAAAAAGAATTACTGGCCATTATCAATCAGTATATGGGTTTTGGCCAATTTGAGACACTGCTCTTCGAACAATACCTTGTGAGGTAG
- a CDS encoding chemotaxis response regulator CheY: protein MSYDKNMRVLVVDDFSTMRKIVKNILRQLGFTNIVEADDGSTAWETLNKDNIDFIVSDWNMPTMSGIELLRKVRASEEYADIPFLMVTAEAQQENIIEAVQAKVSNYIVKPFTPETLGQKIDKIFG, encoded by the coding sequence ATGAGCTACGATAAAAACATGCGCGTCCTTGTTGTTGACGACTTTTCCACCATGCGCAAGATCGTTAAGAACATTTTGCGCCAGCTCGGTTTCACCAACATAGTTGAAGCCGATGACGGCTCCACAGCCTGGGAAACTCTCAACAAGGACAACATTGATTTCATCGTTTCTGACTGGAACATGCCCACCATGTCCGGTATTGAACTGCTCCGCAAGGTCCGCGCCAGCGAAGAGTATGCAGACATCCCCTTCCTGATGGTTACTGCTGAAGCACAGCAGGAAAACATCATTGAGGCCGTGCAGGCCAAGGTGTCTAACTACATCGTCAAGCCGTTCACTCCGGAAACACTGGGCCAGAAGATCGACAAAATCTTTGGCTAA
- a CDS encoding FliA/WhiG family RNA polymerase sigma factor produces MAILNSSGKNSSSRNDPWRKLEQGDKSWNDFSARDREEIVRFYSPKIRILALRLKAKLPQSVELNELISAGSLGLLDALGKFNPELGIKFDTYSENRIKGAMLDELRRMDWFSRGLRQKVKVIEDAQRHIEHETGAPATTEQLQEHTGMSEKEVQQGLEALHNQICLSLDSFHENVIGRKHMTEDEPFQSTAFQEIVDKVANLIEELTPREKLVISLYYGEELNMKETAEVMDITEGRVSQLHSQALKKLRKTFRARYESE; encoded by the coding sequence ATGGCAATATTAAATTCTTCTGGAAAAAACTCCTCTTCCAGGAACGATCCGTGGCGTAAGCTGGAACAGGGAGATAAAAGCTGGAACGATTTCTCGGCTCGAGACCGTGAGGAAATCGTTCGCTTCTACTCGCCCAAAATCCGGATTCTAGCGCTGCGACTCAAAGCCAAGCTCCCCCAAAGCGTTGAACTCAACGAGTTGATCAGCGCAGGCAGCCTGGGACTTCTTGATGCACTCGGAAAGTTCAATCCCGAACTTGGAATCAAGTTTGACACATACTCCGAGAACCGCATCAAAGGGGCAATGCTTGATGAATTGCGTCGGATGGATTGGTTTTCCAGAGGGTTACGTCAAAAGGTCAAAGTCATCGAAGATGCGCAACGACATATTGAGCATGAAACAGGCGCCCCGGCCACGACAGAACAGCTACAAGAGCACACCGGAATGTCTGAAAAAGAGGTCCAGCAGGGACTGGAAGCCTTGCACAATCAAATATGCCTTAGCCTGGACAGTTTTCATGAAAACGTGATTGGCCGAAAACACATGACCGAAGATGAGCCATTTCAGTCTACAGCCTTTCAAGAGATTGTTGACAAAGTAGCGAATCTCATTGAGGAATTGACGCCACGGGAAAAATTGGTCATATCTTTATACTACGGCGAGGAACTGAATATGAAAGAGACTGCTGAGGTTATGGACATAACCGAAGGACGAGTCTCACAACTTCACTCCCAAGCCCTTAAAAAATTAAGAAAAACATTCAGAGCTCGCTATGAAAGCGAGTAA
- a CDS encoding MinD/ParA family protein produces the protein MTTNFPMVLSVTSGKGGVGKTNMSVNLAYSLSMAGKNVVLLDADLGLANVDVILGLAPEHNLFHLFHEDVTLDKILYETPYGFRILPASSGVSDMVDLDKGQKLDLLDAMDTLDDNVDYLIVDTGAGINDNVLYFNLAVQERLLVITPEPTSLTDAYALIKVLKLQHGVERFRVVVNMVKDQKSAKDVYIKLLQACDHFLDGISLDLVGFIPFDPNVRNSVIAQTPFCHKYPKSPASIAVRQTAKTINNWNVTPNTDGNIKFFWKKLLFQERSVA, from the coding sequence ATGACGACAAATTTCCCAATGGTGCTTTCGGTCACTTCAGGTAAAGGGGGTGTTGGAAAAACCAACATGTCCGTCAACCTGGCCTACTCCCTCAGCATGGCAGGCAAGAATGTTGTCCTGCTTGATGCCGACCTGGGTCTTGCCAATGTCGATGTTATTCTCGGTCTTGCGCCGGAACACAACCTGTTCCACCTTTTCCATGAGGATGTGACACTGGACAAAATCCTGTACGAAACCCCATACGGTTTCCGCATTCTTCCGGCATCATCCGGTGTGAGCGATATGGTCGACCTTGACAAGGGGCAGAAGCTTGATTTGCTGGATGCCATGGACACCCTCGACGACAATGTCGACTACCTCATTGTTGATACCGGGGCCGGGATCAATGACAACGTTCTGTATTTCAACCTTGCGGTTCAGGAACGTCTGCTTGTCATAACTCCCGAACCCACCTCCCTAACGGATGCTTACGCGCTGATTAAAGTTCTCAAGCTCCAGCACGGCGTTGAACGCTTCAGGGTTGTGGTGAACATGGTCAAAGACCAGAAATCGGCAAAAGATGTTTATATAAAGCTACTTCAGGCTTGCGACCATTTCTTGGACGGTATATCTCTGGATCTTGTCGGCTTCATACCCTTTGATCCGAATGTACGAAACTCGGTCATTGCGCAAACGCCGTTTTGTCATAAATACCCAAAATCTCCGGCCAGCATTGCTGTTCGGCAAACTGCTAAGACAATTAACAATTGGAATGTAACACCCAATACTGATGGCAATATTAAATTCTTCTGGAAAAAACTCCTCTTCCAGGAACGATCCGTGGCGTAA
- a CDS encoding flagellar biosynthesis protein FlhF: MRMKTYRAANSTAAFAKVKADLGEDAVILSNTTVTDNGTKCCEIVAAVDSTPTVSSSSQQTGLQTKAEVVEDALQNTVGWQQEWSQIKGQIMQLMKPQMDPAQLTPKQNLAMQYMEREEVNDKVLAKIFCDLRSDKNRSIVTVLDTLLGTKKFSAKNMTKTFHAFAGPGGSGKTSTLVRLALKEKKENPKARICLATADGGRGKGRLILKHYAELSGLAFREIITREDFLHLKKEANQFDRIFIDLPGLSGTTTLEEWGALYGFSGSEDLEYHLVLNPYYSQVQFEKFLEKYKSEQLASVIWTKLDEACTFGSILNMAFASGLPVSALSYGSGLKNSLAPATNEMIWRLLFMRKLPGGDIQQ; encoded by the coding sequence ATGAGAATGAAAACGTACCGTGCCGCCAACTCCACTGCGGCATTCGCAAAAGTTAAGGCCGACCTGGGTGAAGATGCTGTCATTTTGTCCAACACGACTGTGACAGACAATGGCACCAAGTGCTGCGAAATTGTTGCTGCAGTGGACTCCACGCCGACCGTATCCTCTTCATCCCAACAGACAGGCCTTCAAACCAAGGCTGAAGTCGTTGAAGATGCGCTGCAAAACACCGTTGGGTGGCAACAGGAATGGAGCCAGATCAAAGGTCAGATAATGCAGCTCATGAAGCCGCAGATGGACCCGGCCCAACTGACTCCCAAGCAGAATCTGGCGATGCAGTACATGGAACGGGAAGAGGTCAACGATAAGGTCCTCGCAAAGATCTTTTGTGACCTGCGGAGTGACAAGAATCGATCCATTGTCACGGTTCTGGACACCCTCCTTGGCACCAAGAAGTTCAGCGCCAAAAACATGACGAAAACTTTCCATGCTTTTGCCGGTCCCGGTGGCTCCGGAAAAACCTCCACCTTAGTACGGCTCGCCCTGAAGGAAAAAAAGGAAAACCCCAAGGCTCGAATCTGTCTTGCAACAGCAGACGGAGGAAGAGGCAAAGGTCGACTGATTCTGAAGCATTATGCCGAGTTGTCCGGGCTCGCTTTTCGCGAAATCATAACTCGCGAAGATTTCCTTCATCTCAAGAAAGAGGCCAACCAATTTGATCGTATATTCATAGATCTTCCTGGCTTGTCGGGCACTACGACCCTTGAGGAATGGGGCGCATTATACGGCTTTTCCGGCTCTGAAGATCTCGAATATCACCTGGTCCTGAATCCATACTATTCACAGGTTCAGTTCGAAAAGTTCCTTGAAAAGTACAAAAGTGAACAACTTGCAAGCGTTATCTGGACGAAACTCGATGAAGCCTGTACATTTGGCTCAATATTGAACATGGCGTTCGCAAGCGGGCTGCCTGTATCCGCACTGTCCTATGGATCCGGATTGAAAAACAGCTTGGCTCCGGCAACAAATGAAATGATTTGGCGGCTGTTGTTTATGCGTAAACTGCCCGGTGGCGACATTCAACAATAA
- the flhA gene encoding flagellar biosynthesis protein FlhA, giving the protein MSQSSNAPLSSKIDYSKFAKQGDLLLAGGVVVILFVMLIPLPTFFIDFMLTVSISLGLVVLVTSMFMESPLEFSIFPTLLLVTTLLRLALNVATTRAILLHGDEGTDAAGSVIQSFGEFVVGGNYVIGIVIFLILFLLNKQVIVTGTTRIAEVAARFTLDAMPGKQMAVEADLNAGLITEEEANEKRQYMRREADFYGAMDGAGKFVSGDVNAGFMITCINIIGGFLIGIIQKDMEWMDAAQTYTLLTIGDGLVATIPSLIISTSAGIIVSRAAAEAKMGEEFIGQLSFHYRALKLVSGILLIFAIVPGMPTLPFLLLAAITFGVGHLSQKRFAHLEVQADDSASSGSEQATLDTPEEVQALLPLDQLELEVGYGLIPLVDEEQSGNLLSRIRSIRRQFALDMGVVVPSLHLRDNLQLKPGEYRVVIKGNPVAQAELLIDHYLAMDPGDAKHRIEGVETVEPAFNLPAVWIPEAQKEEAMLAGYTVVDPSTVIATHLTEVFRRNLHEFLGRQEVQELLDNLSKRAPKAVESLVPGVLSLGGVQKVLQSLVEENVSIRDLLTIVETLADYGVATQDPPQLTEFVRAKMGRTIIKPYVGEDGTLSIITMSPQIDEILAGAMRPAEQGGYLALEPGVAQQIIQAINRSTEDAMVADGTPVLLVSPQIRSQFAQLLTRFIPTLPVISQAEIPADVKIQSAATVEL; this is encoded by the coding sequence ATGTCTCAATCTTCCAACGCTCCTCTGTCATCAAAAATCGACTACTCCAAGTTCGCCAAGCAAGGCGACTTACTTCTCGCTGGCGGTGTTGTGGTCATCCTGTTTGTGATGCTCATTCCACTACCAACGTTTTTTATCGATTTCATGCTGACTGTCAGTATTTCGCTGGGACTCGTTGTTCTGGTCACATCAATGTTCATGGAATCCCCTCTTGAGTTCTCGATTTTCCCCACACTCCTCTTGGTCACCACCTTGCTGAGACTGGCTTTGAACGTTGCAACGACACGAGCTATCCTGCTCCATGGTGACGAAGGTACTGACGCAGCCGGTTCCGTCATTCAAAGTTTCGGTGAATTTGTTGTTGGTGGTAACTATGTCATCGGTATCGTCATTTTCCTGATCCTTTTTCTGTTGAATAAGCAGGTCATTGTTACTGGTACGACACGAATCGCAGAGGTCGCAGCCCGATTCACCTTGGATGCCATGCCCGGTAAGCAGATGGCCGTTGAGGCCGATCTTAACGCAGGGCTGATCACTGAGGAAGAGGCCAACGAGAAGCGCCAGTACATGCGCAGAGAAGCAGACTTCTACGGTGCAATGGACGGTGCTGGTAAGTTCGTTTCTGGAGATGTTAATGCCGGCTTCATGATTACCTGCATCAATATCATTGGTGGATTCCTTATTGGAATTATCCAAAAAGACATGGAGTGGATGGATGCAGCGCAAACATACACATTGCTGACTATCGGTGATGGTCTTGTTGCCACGATCCCTTCACTGATCATTTCCACATCAGCAGGTATCATCGTATCTCGCGCTGCTGCCGAAGCAAAGATGGGTGAGGAATTCATCGGGCAGCTGTCCTTCCACTACCGCGCACTCAAGCTTGTCTCCGGCATCCTTCTTATTTTCGCAATAGTACCTGGAATGCCCACTCTGCCTTTCTTGTTGCTTGCTGCTATCACCTTCGGTGTTGGACATCTTTCTCAAAAGCGATTTGCTCACCTTGAAGTCCAGGCAGATGACTCAGCTTCATCCGGGTCAGAACAGGCAACTCTCGACACTCCTGAAGAAGTACAGGCTCTCCTGCCTCTGGATCAGCTGGAACTGGAAGTCGGATATGGACTTATTCCCCTCGTCGACGAAGAACAAAGCGGCAACCTGCTGTCTCGCATTCGCTCCATACGCCGTCAGTTCGCTCTGGACATGGGTGTGGTCGTTCCTTCTCTCCACCTCAGAGACAATCTTCAGCTCAAGCCCGGAGAGTACCGGGTGGTCATCAAGGGCAACCCTGTAGCCCAGGCCGAACTGCTGATCGATCACTATCTCGCCATGGATCCGGGCGATGCCAAACACCGTATCGAAGGTGTGGAAACCGTGGAGCCTGCATTCAACCTTCCTGCAGTCTGGATTCCAGAAGCGCAAAAGGAAGAAGCGATGCTGGCCGGATATACTGTGGTTGATCCTTCCACAGTTATCGCGACTCACCTTACCGAAGTCTTTCGCCGCAATCTGCATGAGTTCCTCGGTCGTCAGGAAGTCCAGGAACTGCTGGATAACCTCTCCAAGCGTGCTCCAAAGGCCGTGGAAAGCCTCGTACCGGGCGTACTCAGCCTTGGTGGAGTCCAAAAGGTTCTTCAATCACTGGTTGAAGAGAACGTTTCGATTCGCGACCTGCTGACCATTGTCGAAACTCTGGCTGACTACGGTGTTGCGACACAAGATCCGCCTCAGTTGACAGAGTTTGTCCGTGCCAAGATGGGTAGAACCATCATCAAGCCGTATGTTGGTGAAGATGGTACTCTTTCCATCATCACGATGAGCCCGCAAATTGATGAAATTCTTGCTGGAGCCATGCGTCCCGCTGAACAAGGTGGTTATCTTGCCCTCGAACCCGGCGTCGCCCAGCAGATCATCCAGGCAATCAACAGATCTACGGAGGATGCAATGGTTGCTGATGGCACACCGGTTCTCCTGGTTTCACCTCAAATCAGAAGCCAATTTGCACAACTTCTGACTCGTTTCATACCGACACTTCCAGTCATCTCCCAGGCCGAAATACCTGCGGATGTGAAGATTCAATCAGCAGCAACCGTTGAACTGTAG
- the flhB gene encoding flagellar biosynthesis protein FlhB, whose translation MAQKDPSKTEKATDKRRNKQRKEGSVPKSQELSKTIILLAGILALRFLIGFYYEQFTEIYEWTFREAIDLEVNKQVAYNLFTWGLQKISIMTLPFLLVLFVVSFVTMRMQVGKLWTLKPLKPKFSKLFNIIGGLKRLFLSPKTLVNLGKSLGQAIAVGIAPYIVIKQELPNLLPLFYANAHGIATYLLAVGYKMAYYALIPMMIIALFDLWYTRWNYEEELKMTKDEIKDERKQAEGNPEIKQRQKQKMMEMMTSRMFQDIPKADVVITNPTHFAVALQYDAMVAPAPLILAKGVNRVAERIKEVAKENNIPIEANPPLARALYKQVEIGETIPEELFQAVAAILAKLEKFKRR comes from the coding sequence ATGGCGCAAAAAGATCCGAGTAAAACAGAAAAAGCCACTGACAAAAGGCGAAACAAACAGCGCAAGGAAGGCAGTGTTCCCAAAAGTCAGGAGCTTTCAAAAACGATCATCCTGCTGGCAGGAATATTGGCACTACGCTTTCTGATTGGCTTTTATTACGAACAGTTTACTGAAATCTATGAGTGGACATTCCGAGAAGCCATCGATCTGGAAGTCAACAAACAGGTTGCCTACAACCTCTTTACGTGGGGACTACAGAAGATATCCATCATGACTCTTCCATTCCTGTTGGTCCTCTTTGTTGTCTCCTTCGTTACAATGCGCATGCAGGTCGGAAAACTTTGGACCCTGAAACCCCTGAAACCTAAATTTAGCAAACTCTTCAATATTATCGGAGGGCTTAAACGCCTGTTCCTCAGCCCGAAAACGTTGGTCAATCTAGGAAAAAGCCTCGGGCAGGCGATTGCCGTTGGCATTGCTCCATATATTGTAATCAAGCAGGAGCTTCCGAACCTCCTTCCGCTATTTTATGCTAACGCTCATGGCATAGCCACCTACCTGCTGGCTGTCGGTTATAAAATGGCCTACTACGCCCTCATTCCCATGATGATTATCGCATTGTTTGACCTGTGGTATACGCGCTGGAATTACGAGGAAGAGTTGAAAATGACCAAAGATGAGATCAAGGACGAACGCAAACAGGCAGAAGGTAACCCAGAAATAAAGCAACGCCAAAAGCAGAAAATGATGGAGATGATGACAAGCAGGATGTTCCAGGACATCCCCAAGGCCGACGTTGTTATCACCAACCCCACTCACTTTGCAGTTGCCTTGCAATACGATGCCATGGTTGCTCCTGCCCCGTTGATTCTCGCCAAAGGTGTAAACCGAGTTGCTGAGCGAATTAAAGAAGTTGCAAAAGAAAACAACATTCCAATTGAAGCCAACCCACCCTTGGCACGCGCTTTGTATAAACAAGTGGAAATCGGGGAAACAATCCCGGAGGAACTCTTTCAGGCAGTAGCCGCCATCCTAGCGAAACTGGAAAAATTCAAAAGACGCTAA
- the fliR gene encoding flagellar biosynthetic protein FliR produces MDIFGFSPGDMLSYMLTLFRISIVLFLMPFFGGKSIPKPVKAALVLVLSAALWPQLSFPGEMFPSTGLGILLMVLGEFILGLMLGMLVHFLFSAVQFGGQIIGFQMGFAMVNVVDPITGVSNAITAHFLYMCTMLTFLVLNGHLALLNALGLSFEYIPPGGLLLTPAVSNSVLEFSNLMFVLAIKIAAPIMAALFLVDLSLALISRAAPQMHVLVLGFPIKISVGFFFLAFIFTIMSIYVTDFLREIELLFRTIMKAGSPGDF; encoded by the coding sequence ATGGACATATTTGGATTTAGCCCCGGGGATATGCTCAGCTACATGCTAACCCTATTCAGAATTAGCATCGTGCTTTTTCTGATGCCTTTTTTTGGTGGTAAATCCATTCCAAAGCCAGTTAAGGCGGCACTTGTCCTTGTGTTGTCTGCCGCACTTTGGCCTCAATTATCTTTCCCTGGTGAAATGTTCCCTTCTACGGGGCTCGGCATCCTGCTCATGGTACTTGGAGAATTCATCCTTGGCTTGATGCTTGGCATGCTGGTTCATTTTCTTTTCTCTGCCGTTCAGTTTGGTGGCCAGATAATCGGTTTCCAAATGGGATTTGCCATGGTCAACGTTGTTGATCCAATTACAGGTGTATCCAATGCGATCACTGCTCATTTTCTGTATATGTGCACCATGCTCACCTTCCTGGTGCTCAACGGCCATCTGGCATTATTGAATGCCCTGGGTCTCAGCTTTGAGTACATTCCCCCAGGTGGCCTATTGCTTACGCCTGCTGTCTCAAACAGCGTTCTGGAATTCTCAAACCTCATGTTTGTTCTTGCCATTAAGATCGCAGCCCCCATTATGGCCGCCTTATTTCTGGTTGACCTTTCGCTGGCCTTAATATCAAGAGCAGCTCCTCAAATGCATGTTTTGGTACTTGGATTTCCTATCAAAATTTCTGTCGGATTCTTTTTTCTCGCGTTCATTTTCACGATCATGTCTATCTATGTAACGGACTTCCTCAGGGAGATCGAACTCCTCTTCCGCACAATCATGAAAGCCGGATCCCCTGGAGACTTTTAG
- a CDS encoding M23 family metallopeptidase, with translation MLFRKYQIVVFKDKQGTCKKFQVRGWFIASLFLLMIGLTAGNVLLWEKYSNHARLEKGLTLAEKTVQEQKTQLLSLSQKISSLQSNLDRIRDFDSKLRVMINLDQDGSQATAPQGGPANENFSKGYLPLYRQELLARKMHEFLRQLNVEARLEEVKQQEIMHTLRSNQNILEATPSIWPTSGWVTSGFAWRTSPFTGKREFHKGIDISSPRGTPVYAPARGSVSFTGRDGAYGLSIRLKHNTSLTTRFAHLHRIAVKSGKTVTRGELIGYVGNTGRSTGPHLHYEVRLNGVPVNPKRYILN, from the coding sequence ATGCTTTTCAGAAAATACCAAATAGTTGTCTTCAAAGACAAACAGGGTACTTGTAAGAAATTTCAAGTGCGTGGATGGTTTATTGCCTCCTTATTCCTCCTCATGATTGGGCTTACCGCAGGCAATGTTTTGCTGTGGGAGAAGTACTCCAACCATGCAAGACTGGAGAAAGGACTCACTCTGGCCGAAAAGACTGTACAAGAACAAAAGACACAACTTCTCAGCCTGTCACAAAAAATATCTTCCCTCCAAAGCAACCTGGACAGAATCAGAGACTTTGATTCCAAGTTGCGTGTCATGATCAACTTGGATCAGGACGGCAGCCAGGCCACCGCTCCTCAGGGCGGCCCAGCCAATGAAAACTTTTCCAAAGGATATCTGCCTCTGTACAGACAAGAACTGCTTGCCCGAAAGATGCATGAATTCCTTCGTCAACTAAATGTTGAAGCTCGACTGGAAGAAGTAAAGCAACAAGAAATCATGCACACCTTGAGGAGCAACCAGAACATCCTTGAGGCGACTCCTTCCATCTGGCCAACATCCGGCTGGGTTACTTCCGGCTTTGCATGGAGAACCTCACCTTTCACCGGCAAACGTGAGTTCCACAAAGGCATAGACATTTCCTCCCCACGCGGAACACCCGTCTATGCTCCAGCCCGGGGTAGCGTCAGCTTCACCGGTCGGGATGGTGCTTACGGCTTGAGTATCCGACTCAAGCACAACACAAGCCTCACAACCCGTTTTGCTCACCTGCATAGAATTGCCGTAAAATCCGGAAAAACAGTGACTCGTGGCGAGCTCATTGGCTACGTCGGCAATACAGGACGAAGCACTGGACCTCACCTGCACTATGAAGTCCGACTTAACGGCGTTCCGGTGAACCCCAAACGATACATACTGAACTAA
- a CDS encoding tRNA lysidine(34) synthetase — MASWGKLTFAQKKCVSATGKLMQQTEMVNHGARIGVAASGGVDSFLMLKVLTIRKAIMPFPVELMALHINAGFDNESHAPLVDWCADHGVSLHVELTDYGPRAHSEENRKNSPCFYCSMLRRKRLFELCRDYGLTHLAFGHNADDNVVTFFMNILQNGRADGMSASESFFGGNLQVIRPTMLLDKKTVIKAANQWELPVWENTCPSNGVTKRDEVHDWLRSAWKNDKRIKNNIFNAITRQQVDLTREKP; from the coding sequence ATGGCATCTTGGGGCAAACTTACCTTTGCGCAGAAGAAGTGTGTTTCGGCAACCGGCAAACTCATGCAACAAACCGAAATGGTTAATCATGGGGCGAGAATTGGCGTAGCCGCGTCCGGAGGTGTCGACAGCTTTCTCATGCTCAAGGTCTTAACTATTCGTAAAGCCATAATGCCGTTCCCGGTAGAGTTGATGGCGCTGCACATCAATGCAGGCTTTGACAACGAATCACATGCTCCATTGGTGGATTGGTGCGCTGACCACGGTGTATCGCTCCACGTAGAGCTTACGGATTATGGCCCCCGTGCTCACTCTGAAGAGAATCGCAAGAACTCCCCCTGCTTTTACTGCAGCATGCTTCGAAGGAAGCGACTGTTCGAACTATGCAGAGACTATGGCCTTACCCACTTGGCCTTCGGTCACAATGCCGACGACAATGTTGTCACGTTCTTCATGAATATCCTGCAAAATGGACGGGCCGACGGCATGTCGGCAAGTGAATCGTTCTTTGGCGGCAACCTGCAGGTCATTCGCCCCACCATGCTTCTGGATAAAAAAACGGTAATCAAAGCTGCCAATCAGTGGGAACTTCCCGTCTGGGAAAACACCTGCCCTTCCAATGGCGTTACAAAACGCGACGAAGTACATGACTGGCTCCGGTCAGCGTGGAAAAACGACAAGCGAATAAAGAACAATATCTTCAATGCCATAACGCGACAACAGGTTGACTTGACACGTGAAAAACCCTAG